Proteins from one Paenibacillus sp. J23TS9 genomic window:
- a CDS encoding MBL fold metallo-hydrolase: protein MLKKLGNRVHYMPQYSETDRPTLGLVCGDNFSLIIDSGNSPAHARDFLNLIAKMEIAPARFVVITHWHWDHIFGMKTMDLLTISHDETKKRIEYLKTLKWDDASLDARVKTGEEIEFCSDMIKREMPTRDHLELRAPDLTFNHKIEIDLGGVTCVVEHVGGVHAQDSSIIYIPDEKIMFLGDCIYQDFYSGEWSYDQNELTILLDKIKKYDVNVYLTGHQDPKTHAEMWSLLDDLSSLGEIVGKETSLDSAVAKFNEIRSTMPNEEQLEYIQNFVCGNQKKLR from the coding sequence ATGTTAAAAAAACTTGGAAATAGAGTGCACTACATGCCGCAGTATTCCGAAACGGACCGTCCCACGCTAGGATTGGTTTGTGGAGACAACTTTAGCCTAATCATTGATTCAGGCAATTCACCTGCACATGCAAGGGACTTCCTCAATCTCATCGCAAAAATGGAGATCGCACCGGCGAGGTTCGTTGTCATTACACATTGGCATTGGGATCATATTTTTGGCATGAAAACGATGGATTTATTAACCATCAGCCATGATGAAACGAAGAAAAGAATAGAATATCTGAAAACTCTAAAATGGGATGATGCCTCATTAGATGCTCGGGTTAAGACGGGTGAGGAAATTGAGTTTTGCAGTGATATGATAAAACGTGAAATGCCTACACGGGATCATCTGGAGCTGAGAGCGCCGGATCTTACTTTTAATCACAAAATCGAGATTGATTTAGGCGGCGTGACTTGTGTAGTGGAGCATGTCGGAGGGGTTCATGCACAGGATTCATCCATTATTTACATCCCTGATGAAAAAATAATGTTTCTGGGGGATTGCATCTATCAGGACTTTTACAGCGGAGAATGGAGTTATGATCAGAACGAGCTCACGATTCTATTGGATAAAATAAAAAAATACGATGTAAACGTCTATCTGACAGGACATCAAGATCCAAAAACGCATGCGGAAATGTGGAGCCTCCTGGATGACCTATCCAGTCTTGGGGAAATCGTAGGGAAAGAGACTTCTCTTGATTCAGCTGTTGCCAAATTTAATGAAATACGCAGCACGATGCCCAATGAAGAGCAATTGGAGTATATCCAAAACTTTGTATGTGGAAATCAAAAGAAATTAAGATGA
- a CDS encoding SMI1/KNR4 family protein, protein MREDLLAQLDEWHEEDKFEEIVDAIMDIPAEDRDDVLISHLGRAMNNLERYEEAIEQFLTIAEEGKEDPLWHYRMGLAHYYLDQYDDALREFEIADQLDPGDEDTLEFLDSIRSKMAEEQEPLEDSDAEPIAQPIIMPVPDLDTNIDFANFWDDSEQAAEQYVSDPPTEDLIASVEEELVFKLPAFYIHMMKLHNGGIPQNKSFPIGGAASGAQEHILISGILGIGRKKQHSLCGDSGSRFVIEHGGYPEVGVVICDCPSESGVVMLDYRSSGNDGEPEVIYVDKESNYKITRLAPNFEAFIHGLVNEEVYDIEQ, encoded by the coding sequence GTGAGAGAAGATCTTTTGGCACAGCTGGATGAGTGGCATGAAGAGGATAAATTCGAAGAAATCGTAGATGCCATTATGGATATTCCTGCAGAGGATAGAGATGATGTACTGATTAGTCATTTAGGCAGAGCGATGAATAATCTCGAACGTTACGAAGAGGCGATTGAACAGTTCTTAACCATTGCAGAAGAGGGTAAAGAAGATCCGCTTTGGCACTACCGTATGGGACTTGCCCATTACTATCTGGACCAATATGATGATGCCTTAAGGGAATTCGAGATCGCAGATCAATTGGATCCCGGAGATGAGGATACGTTGGAGTTCCTGGATTCCATTCGGAGTAAAATGGCTGAAGAACAAGAACCGTTAGAAGATTCCGATGCCGAGCCTATTGCGCAGCCTATAATCATGCCGGTTCCCGATTTGGATACCAATATCGATTTCGCAAACTTTTGGGATGATAGCGAGCAAGCAGCCGAGCAATATGTTTCGGATCCGCCTACAGAGGATCTGATTGCTTCCGTGGAAGAAGAACTGGTCTTTAAGCTGCCGGCCTTCTATATTCATATGATGAAGCTACATAACGGGGGCATTCCTCAAAACAAAAGCTTTCCTATAGGAGGAGCAGCATCTGGAGCACAAGAACATATCCTGATTTCCGGTATTCTGGGAATTGGACGTAAGAAGCAGCACTCGTTATGCGGGGATTCCGGCAGCCGGTTTGTGATTGAACATGGAGGTTACCCTGAAGTTGGCGTGGTGATTTGTGATTGTCCTTCTGAGTCCGGAGTGGTGATGCTGGATTACCGTTCATCGGGAAATGATGGAGAACCAGAGGTTATTTATGTGGATAAAGAGAGTAATTATAAAATAACCAGACTCGCACCTAACTTTGAGGCTTTTATTCATGGATTGGTAAATGAAGAAGTGTACGATATCGAGCAGTAG
- a CDS encoding DEAD/DEAH box helicase — protein sequence MSEKHFTDYKLGEEILRALSSLGYETPTEVQAEVIPVALEKQDLVVKSQTGSGKTAAYGIPLCELVDWNENKPQALILTPTRELALQVNEDITNIGRFKRIKATPLFGKHPFHIQKAELKQRTHMVVGTPGRVLDHIERGTLSLDRIAYLVIDEADEMLNMGFIEQVQSIIQALPRDRVTMLFSATFPEDVLKLSRKYMDHPAQIEIKASGLTTATIEHSLIQVTEADKLARLQDLLIVENPDSCIVFCRTQEHVDKLFREMADLRYPCDRIHGGMEQEERFEVMNAFRRGQFRYLIATDVAARGIDITNITHVINYDIPLEKESYVHRTGRTGRAGKTGKAITLVTPKDSRRLADIEAYIGFAIPVVKAPSEEAVDRRREDFEQKLNIRPELKKDKREQLNKQIMKLNFNGGKKKKLRAVDFVGTIAKLEGVTADDIGIITILDFVTDVEILNGKGPLVLELMKDTTVKGKLLKVRKGNK from the coding sequence ATGAGTGAGAAGCACTTTACAGATTATAAATTAGGTGAAGAGATCCTAAGAGCGCTGAGCAGCTTAGGCTATGAGACGCCAACCGAGGTTCAGGCGGAGGTCATTCCTGTTGCGCTTGAGAAGCAGGATCTTGTTGTCAAATCGCAAACAGGCAGCGGCAAAACAGCTGCTTATGGCATCCCGCTCTGCGAGCTGGTCGATTGGAACGAGAATAAGCCGCAGGCATTGATCCTGACGCCAACCCGCGAGCTCGCGTTGCAGGTCAATGAAGACATAACGAATATTGGGCGCTTTAAGCGGATCAAGGCGACGCCTCTTTTTGGAAAACATCCTTTTCACATACAAAAAGCCGAGTTAAAGCAAAGAACGCATATGGTTGTGGGTACGCCGGGTCGAGTGCTGGATCATATTGAACGCGGCACGCTATCGCTGGATCGGATTGCCTATCTCGTCATTGACGAAGCCGATGAGATGCTGAACATGGGGTTTATTGAGCAAGTTCAGTCGATCATCCAAGCGCTGCCTCGTGACAGAGTTACCATGTTGTTCTCCGCTACATTCCCTGAGGATGTGCTCAAGCTGTCACGCAAGTATATGGATCACCCTGCCCAAATTGAGATCAAAGCGAGCGGTCTTACGACGGCCACGATTGAACATTCTCTCATTCAGGTGACGGAAGCGGACAAGCTGGCACGGCTTCAAGACCTGCTCATTGTTGAGAATCCGGACAGCTGCATTGTTTTCTGCCGAACGCAGGAGCATGTGGATAAACTATTCAGAGAAATGGCTGATCTCCGTTACCCGTGTGATCGCATCCATGGAGGGATGGAGCAGGAAGAACGGTTCGAGGTCATGAATGCGTTCAGAAGAGGCCAATTCCGTTACTTGATTGCGACAGATGTAGCCGCCAGGGGCATCGATATCACGAATATTACCCATGTGATTAACTATGATATTCCACTTGAAAAGGAAAGCTATGTTCATCGTACAGGACGTACGGGACGCGCAGGCAAGACGGGTAAAGCGATAACCCTCGTCACGCCGAAGGATAGCAGGAGATTAGCCGATATTGAAGCATATATTGGATTTGCAATACCGGTCGTGAAGGCTCCCTCCGAAGAGGCTGTTGATCGTCGCAGAGAAGATTTCGAACAGAAACTAAATATCCGGCCTGAACTAAAGAAGGATAAGCGTGAGCAATTAAACAAACAGATTATGAAGCTTAACTTCAATGGCGGGAAAAAGAAAAAGCTTAGAGCCGTGGATTTTGTCGGAACGATTGCTAAGCTTGAAGGGGTCACCGCGGACGATATCGGGATTATTACGATCCTCGATTTTGTGACGGATGTGGAGATTCTGAATGGCAAAGGACCGCTTGTGCTTGAATTGATGAAGGACACAACGGTAAAAGGCAAACTGCTGAAGGTGCGCAAAGGGAATAAGTAA